A genomic stretch from Lathyrus oleraceus cultivar Zhongwan6 chromosome 2, CAAS_Psat_ZW6_1.0, whole genome shotgun sequence includes:
- the LOC127118698 gene encoding mitochondrial succinate-fumarate transporter 1 — protein MNQDAAQENSNTNSIPKKSIPPYMKAISGSLGGIMEAACLQPIDVIKTRLQLDRSGNYKGILHCGNTIARSEGVRALWKGLTPFATHLTLKYTLRMGSNALLQSAFKDSETGKISNHGRLLSGFGAGVLEAVVIVTPFEVVKIRLQQQKGLSHELLKYRGPVHCAGMIIKEEGLRGLWAGVTPTIMRNGTNQSVMFTAKNAFDVLLWKKNEGDGKVLLPWQSMISGFLAGTAGPICTGPFDVVKTRLMAQVKEGGEVRYKGMIHAIRTIHAEEGLVALWKGLLPRLMRIPPGQAIMWAVADQVIGLYERRYLQT, from the exons ATGAATCAAGATGCTGCTCAAGAAAACAGTAACACCAATTCGATTCCCAAGAAATCGATTCCACCCTACATGAAGGCAATTTCTGGCTCACTCGGTGGGATTATGGAGGCTGCTTGTCTCCAACCAATTGATGTGATCAAGACCAGACTGCAGCTTGATAGGTCAGGGAATTACAAGGGAATTCTTCATTGTGGGAATACAATTGCACGATCCGAGGGGGTACGGGCTTTGTGGAAGGGTTTAACACCTTTTGCCACACATTTGACATTGAAGTATACACTTCGAATGGGTTCAAATGCGTTACTTCAGTCTGCGTTTAAGGATTCTGAGACCGGAAAGATCAGTAATCATGGGCGGCTTCTTTCTGGGTTTGGCGCTGGGGTGCTTGAGGCTGTTGTGATCGTTACGCCATTTGAG GTGGTGAAGATAAGGTTGCAACAGCAGAAAGGGCTAAGCCACGAGCTTTTAAAATATAGAGGTCCTGTGCATTGTGCGGGAATGATCATAAAGGAAGAAGGTTTACGTGGGCTTTGGGCTGGTGTTACACCTACCATAATGCGTAACGGGACAAATCAATCTGTCATGTTTACTGCAAAAAATGCTTTTGATGTGCTTTTATGGAAGAAAAATGAAGGCGACGGTAAAGTTCTTCTACCATGGCAGTCCATGATTTCAGGATTCCTTGCAGGTACGGCAGGTCCTATTTGCACCGGTCCTTTTGATGTAGTGAAAACAAGGTTGATGGCTCAGGTTAAAGAGGGAGGTGAAGTAAGGTATAAGGGTATGATCCATGCCATCAGAACAATACATGCAGAAGAAGGACTTGTTGCCTTATGGAAAGGTCTGTTACCTCGGCTCATGAGGATCCCACCTGGACAAGCCATTATGTGGGCTGTGGCTGATCAAGTAATTGGTCTGTATGAGAGGAGATATCTTCAAACTTAA